In a genomic window of Kluyveromyces marxianus DMKU3-1042 DNA, complete genome, chromosome 7:
- the PET9 gene encoding ADP/ATP carrier protein PET9 codes for MSADKKQSNFVIDFLMGGVSAAVSKTAAAPIERVKLLIQNQDEMIKQGSLDRRYNGIVDCFKRTAANEGIAAFWRGNTANVIRYFPTQALNFAFKDKIKAMFGFKKEEGYAKWFAGNLASGGLAGGLSLMFVYSLDYARTRLAADSKNAKKGGERQFNGMIDVYKKTLKSDGIAGLYRGFLPSVVGIVVYRGLYFGLYDSLKPLLLTGSLETSFLASFLLGWAVTTGASTASYPLDTVRRRMMMTSGQAVKYKGAFDAFRQIVAAEGVKSLFKGCGANIFRGVAAAGVISMYDQFQMILFGKKFK; via the coding sequence ATGTCTGCTGACAAGAAACAATCCAACTTCGTTATCGATTTCTTGATGGGTGGTGTTTCCGCCGCCGTCTCCAAGACCGCAGCTGCTCCAATTGAAAGAGTCAAGTTGTTGATCCAAAACCAAGATGAAATGATCAAGCAAGGTTCTTTGGACAGAAGATACAACGGTATCGTTGACTGTTTCAAGAGAACTGCTGCTAACGAAGGTATTGCTGCTTTCTGGAGAGGTAACACTGCTAACGTTATCAGATACTTCCCAACCCAAGCTTTGAACTTTGCTTTCAAGGACAAGATTAAGGCTATGTTCGGtttcaagaaggaagaaggttACGCTAAGTGGTTTGCTGGTAACTTGGCCTCTGGTGGTCTAGCTGGTGGTTTGTCTCTAATGTTTGTTTACTCTTTGGATTACGCCAGAACCAGATTGGCTGCTGACTCCAAGAACGCTAAGAAGGGTGGTGAACGTCAATTCAACGGTATGATTGATGTTTACAAGAAGACCTTGAAGTCTGACGGTATTGCTGGTTTGTACAGAGGTTTCTTGCCATCTGTTGTTGGTATTGTTGTCTACAGAGGTTTGTACTTCGGTTTGTACGACTCCTTGAAGccattgttgttgactGGTTCTTTGGAAACCTCCTTCTTGgcttccttcttgttggGTTGGGCTGTCACCACCGGTGCTTCCACTGCTTCTTACCCATTGGACACtgttagaagaagaatgatgatgacttCCGGTCAAGCCGTCAAGTACAAGGGTGCCTTCGACGCTTTCAGACAAATTGTCGCTGCTGAAGGTGTCAAGTCCTTGTTCAAGGGTTGTGGTGCTAACATCTTCAGAGGTGTCGCCGCTGCTGGTGTTATCTCCATGTACGATCAATTCCAAATGATCTTGTTCGGTAAGAAGTTCAAATAA